In one window of Cydia pomonella isolate Wapato2018A chromosome 16, ilCydPomo1, whole genome shotgun sequence DNA:
- the LOC133526590 gene encoding eukaryotic translation initiation factor 5A yields the protein MGDIEDTHFETGDSGASATFPMQCSALRKNGFVMLKGRPCKIVEMSTSKTGKHGHAKVHLVGIDIFNGKKYEDICPSTHNMDVPHVKREDYQLTDISDDGYLTLMADNGDLREDLKIPDGDLGTQLRSDFDSGKELLCTVLKSCGEECVIAVKANTALDK from the exons ATGGGTGACATTGAGGACACACACTTCGAGACCGGGGACTCCGGAGCTTCGGCCACCTTCCCCATGCAATGCTCCGCCCTGCGCAAGAACGGCTTTGTCATGCTCAAAGGTCGCCCCTGCAAGATTGTTGAGATGTCTACCTCCAAGACTGGAAAGCACGGTCACGCTAAAGTCCACTTGGTCGGAATTGATATTTTCAATGGCAAGAA ATACGAAGATATTTGCCCCTCCACCCACAACATGGACGTCCCCCACGTGAAGCGCGAGGACTACCAGCTGACCGACATCTCCGACGACGGCTACCTGACCCTGATGGCTGACAACGGCGACCTCCGCGAGGACCTCAAGATCCCAGACGGAGATCTGGGCACCCAACTTCGCTCGGACTTTGACAGCGGCAAAGAGCTGCTG TGTACCGTGCTGAAATCCTGCGGCGAGGAGTGCGTGATCGCAGTTAAGGCAAATACGGCTCTCGACAAATAA